A single region of the Thermococcus zilligii AN1 genome encodes:
- the cobZ gene encoding alpha-ribazole phosphatase CobZ, whose product MKAGELLQRLEKHGVTLEKMLNTAMELYIGSDPEKVRDRLRRLMLRYLGDINVQALLMAALLLEESFNVEGDPVNLVADELIGINIAEYIGGKMALFNFFYYDTKKPGILAELPPFLDDAIGGFISGCMTELFQEGVE is encoded by the coding sequence ATGAAAGCCGGGGAACTCCTCCAAAGGCTTGAAAAGCACGGCGTAACGCTGGAGAAAATGCTTAACACAGCAATGGAGCTCTACATCGGCAGCGACCCGGAGAAAGTCAGGGATAGACTCAGGAGGCTGATGCTCCGCTACCTCGGAGACATCAACGTCCAGGCGCTCCTCATGGCGGCTTTACTCCTCGAGGAGAGTTTTAACGTCGAGGGTGACCCGGTGAACCTCGTCGCGGATGAGTTGATCGGGATTAACATCGCCGAGTACATAGGCGGGAAGATGGCCCTCTTCAACTTCTTCTACTACGACACCAAAAAGCCCGGAATCCTCGCCGAGCTGCCGCCTTTCTTAGATGACGCGATAGGGGGGTTCATATCCGGGTGCATGACAGAGCTCTTCCAGGAGGGCGTTGAATGA
- the cobS gene encoding adenosylcobinamide-GDP ribazoletransferase has translation MRNILPFLTRVPVGGNFEKARGELWAFPLVAVVSSALPSAILYLNLPLANVLAILALYFSIGLLHLDGLADWADGIMAKGDREKKIRAMKDLNTGIAGLFAVAMVLFIQVYSLPLVPFYSLYLAELNSKFAMLLGLFTKKPLGEGLGAYFMEGMNGKQLAIGTFLYALLYLPVALRNHLALTGLAGLLFAARVIKLSLDNFGGINGDCLGAMAEITRGGTLLVLAFAWA, from the coding sequence ATGAGAAACATCCTCCCGTTCCTGACGAGAGTTCCCGTCGGGGGGAATTTTGAGAAGGCCCGCGGGGAGCTCTGGGCATTTCCGCTTGTAGCCGTGGTAAGTTCAGCCCTCCCTTCTGCCATCCTCTATCTCAATCTACCGCTGGCCAACGTCCTTGCCATTCTGGCGCTCTACTTTAGCATTGGCCTCCTCCACCTGGACGGCCTTGCTGACTGGGCCGATGGGATAATGGCCAAGGGCGACCGCGAGAAGAAAATCAGGGCAATGAAAGATTTGAACACCGGGATAGCGGGCCTCTTTGCCGTCGCGATGGTTCTCTTCATCCAGGTTTATTCGCTTCCTCTGGTGCCGTTCTACTCCCTCTACCTCGCAGAGCTCAACTCGAAGTTCGCCATGCTCCTCGGACTTTTTACAAAGAAGCCGCTGGGGGAAGGCCTTGGGGCCTACTTCATGGAGGGGATGAACGGAAAACAGCTCGCCATCGGGACATTCCTCTACGCGCTCCTCTACCTTCCGGTTGCGCTCCGCAATCACCTGGCCCTAACAGGACTGGCTGGCCTTCTCTTTGCGGCACGCGTTATTAAACTTTCCCTTGATAACTTCGGTGGGATAAACGGGGACTGCCTTGGGGCCATGGCGGAGATAACGAGGGGCGGGACTTTGCTCGTTCTGGCGTTTGCTTGGGCTTAA
- a CDS encoding NTP transferase domain-containing protein, with product MGAPVVILSGGRSTRMGREKPVLKVGGKPMLLRVYGEAEKVGEAFVALSKNTPKTRELCLTEGIPFVETPGMGYVEDVSWLLREFGPFVSMSADLPFVKASDIGSIAKAFDGETSLTGVLPLGRVPRDLRPVVYRSYAVVGLNTVGAGEEKFFELGNPLLALNVNTPEDLKLANRIARLVGR from the coding sequence ATGGGAGCTCCTGTAGTCATCCTCTCCGGTGGCAGATCAACGCGCATGGGAAGGGAAAAGCCCGTCCTGAAGGTCGGGGGAAAGCCTATGCTTCTCAGGGTTTACGGCGAGGCTGAGAAGGTTGGGGAAGCCTTCGTTGCCCTCTCGAAGAACACACCGAAGACCAGAGAGTTGTGCCTCACGGAAGGAATCCCCTTCGTTGAGACTCCCGGGATGGGTTACGTTGAGGACGTGAGCTGGCTCCTCCGGGAGTTCGGGCCTTTCGTGAGCATGTCAGCAGATCTCCCCTTTGTTAAGGCCTCCGATATTGGCTCAATCGCCAAAGCCTTCGACGGGGAGACGAGCCTAACCGGAGTCCTCCCCCTTGGGAGGGTTCCGCGGGATTTAAGGCCAGTGGTTTACAGGAGCTACGCAGTGGTCGGGCTGAACACCGTTGGGGCCGGGGAGGAAAAGTTTTTCGAGCTCGGCAACCCCCTTTTGGCCCTCAACGTGAACACCCCGGAGGATTTAAAGCTCGCGAACAGGATAGCGAGGTTAGTGGGAAGATGA
- a CDS encoding cobyric acid synthase — protein MGRALMIQGTSSGAGKSLLTTALCRIFSNLGYDVVPFKSQNMSLNSAPSIEGGEMSRAQYLQAIACRKKPSVRFNPILLKPEGNMRSQVVFMGKPIGSVSAKDYMLSQKEELFQKAMKVLDGLKEEHDLVIIEGAGSPVEINLKDYDIANMRVARFAGAKVILVTDIDRGGSFASIVGTMELLNEEERDLVLGFVFNKFRGDASLLKPGFDYLEKRYGKPALGVIPYVEHRLPEEDSLVEFPKVRGELHIQIVRLPHMSNFTDFEPLHWANGVDYVTKAEEIKGDVVIIPGSKNTVEDLLWMRENGIEDAILEAYKDGAFVLGICGGFQMLGKEIIDEFESKRGKVEGIGLLPAKTVFKAEKRTNHLEARVLWGPAGGMGVEGYEIRMGRSLSERPFSVITSVNGAGTFEPEGAIGERAIGTYLHGIFHNFAFTERFLNYLRQERGLEPISVGGWSIEEEIEKFARVVGENLDVGRILGELGL, from the coding sequence ATGGGAAGGGCCCTCATGATCCAGGGGACGTCATCGGGAGCCGGCAAGTCCCTCCTGACCACAGCCCTCTGCAGGATCTTCTCAAACCTCGGCTACGATGTGGTTCCCTTCAAGAGCCAGAACATGAGCCTGAACTCCGCTCCAAGCATTGAAGGTGGCGAAATGAGCCGCGCCCAGTACCTCCAGGCGATAGCCTGCAGAAAGAAGCCGAGCGTGAGGTTCAATCCGATTCTTCTCAAGCCCGAGGGAAACATGAGGAGCCAGGTCGTCTTTATGGGTAAGCCCATCGGAAGCGTTTCGGCTAAAGATTACATGCTCTCGCAAAAAGAGGAGCTCTTTCAAAAGGCCATGAAAGTCCTCGATGGGCTGAAGGAGGAGCACGACCTCGTCATAATCGAAGGCGCCGGCAGTCCGGTCGAGATAAACCTGAAGGACTACGACATTGCCAACATGCGCGTGGCGAGGTTTGCGGGCGCCAAAGTCATCCTCGTCACGGACATAGACCGCGGCGGAAGCTTCGCCTCGATAGTCGGCACGATGGAGCTTTTGAACGAAGAGGAGAGGGACTTAGTCCTTGGCTTCGTCTTCAACAAGTTCCGCGGCGATGCTTCCCTGCTGAAGCCCGGCTTCGATTACCTTGAGAAGCGCTACGGGAAGCCCGCTCTCGGCGTTATCCCCTACGTCGAGCACCGTCTTCCTGAGGAGGACTCCTTGGTGGAGTTTCCAAAGGTCAGGGGCGAGTTGCACATCCAGATAGTCAGACTGCCCCACATGAGCAACTTCACGGACTTTGAGCCGCTCCACTGGGCCAACGGCGTTGACTATGTCACGAAAGCCGAGGAGATTAAGGGGGACGTCGTAATAATTCCCGGGAGCAAAAACACGGTTGAAGATTTACTCTGGATGCGCGAGAACGGGATCGAGGATGCCATTCTTGAGGCCTATAAAGATGGGGCTTTTGTCTTGGGGATCTGCGGCGGCTTTCAGATGCTCGGGAAGGAGATCATAGACGAATTCGAGTCGAAGCGCGGCAAAGTAGAGGGCATCGGTCTTCTTCCGGCTAAAACAGTCTTTAAGGCAGAGAAAAGAACGAACCACCTGGAAGCGAGGGTCCTCTGGGGGCCAGCCGGGGGCATGGGCGTGGAGGGCTATGAAATAAGGATGGGCCGTTCCCTCTCGGAGAGGCCCTTCTCGGTAATAACGTCGGTAAATGGCGCTGGAACCTTCGAGCCGGAGGGAGCAATCGGCGAGAGGGCCATTGGAACCTACCTCCACGGCATCTTCCACAACTTCGCCTTCACGGAGAGGTTTTTGAACTACCTGAGGCAAGAGAGGGGTCTCGAGCCGATTTCGGTTGGGGGATGGAGCATAGAGGAGGAAATCGAGAAGTTCGCAAGGGTTGTGGGGGAGAACCTTGACGTGGGGAGGATTTTAGGAGAGCTCGGGCTCTAA